In one Erythrobacteraceae bacterium WH01K genomic region, the following are encoded:
- a CDS encoding bifunctional phosphopantothenoylcysteine decarboxylase/phosphopantothenate synthase encodes MATMTGAGPRILLVIGGGIAAYKSCELVRLIRKNGGHVTCVLTEGGAQFVTPMALAALSENEVHTTLWDLKNEVEMGHIQLSREADLVVVCPATANMLAKMSAGIADDLATTLILATDKPVLAVPAMNVRMWQHEATQRNIGWLREAGVAVMEPDTGAMACGEFGPGRLPEPVDVWREIARQLDMEPGDGPALQEVYEVEALEPEPEVEPPARGGLGGLLSSIIPRTTRRRSAEEIEADWEQPAEHEAADVPDPDEQDEGVVEEPPVPAPDPVPAPDQAPGALLLATKGKALSAPPTDRHAINHEVATGTGGQAPQPFSAEGPSLEGPLVEETPLEADPLAGQPDFEAEPDHRPLFGRHVLITAGPTREAIDPVRYIANRSSGKQGFAIAAAAAAAGARVTLVAGPVHLETPPGVDRIDVESAREMNDAVRSSLPCDVAVMVAAVADWRTRDVAGEKMKKRGSAPPALLLEENPDILANLAAHKQRPELLIGFAAETNDVIQNAKAKRKRKGVDWIVANDVSGPVGKSVMGGSHNAVHIVRGQGVEALPEMPKDEVARQLVDRIAKTLEGDAGND; translated from the coding sequence ATGGCGACCATGACCGGGGCGGGGCCCCGCATCCTGCTGGTGATCGGCGGAGGCATCGCGGCGTATAAATCGTGCGAGCTGGTGCGCCTGATCCGCAAGAATGGCGGCCATGTCACCTGCGTCCTGACAGAAGGCGGGGCGCAGTTCGTGACCCCGATGGCCCTCGCCGCCCTCAGCGAGAACGAGGTCCATACCACGCTGTGGGACCTCAAAAACGAAGTCGAGATGGGGCATATCCAGCTCAGTCGGGAAGCAGACCTGGTAGTGGTGTGCCCCGCCACCGCGAACATGCTTGCAAAGATGAGTGCCGGGATTGCCGACGATCTGGCCACCACGCTGATCCTTGCGACCGACAAGCCGGTGCTGGCCGTGCCGGCCATGAACGTGCGGATGTGGCAGCACGAGGCGACACAGCGCAATATCGGGTGGCTGCGCGAGGCGGGCGTGGCCGTGATGGAGCCGGACACGGGCGCCATGGCCTGCGGCGAATTCGGCCCCGGACGCCTGCCGGAACCGGTCGATGTCTGGCGGGAAATCGCGCGCCAGCTGGATATGGAGCCGGGCGATGGTCCGGCCCTGCAAGAGGTTTACGAAGTCGAGGCGCTGGAGCCGGAGCCGGAAGTCGAGCCACCGGCGCGGGGCGGCCTGGGCGGATTGCTGTCTTCCATCATCCCGCGCACGACCCGCAGGCGCTCTGCCGAGGAAATCGAGGCCGACTGGGAACAGCCGGCCGAGCACGAAGCGGCGGACGTGCCGGACCCCGACGAACAGGACGAGGGCGTGGTCGAAGAGCCGCCGGTTCCGGCCCCCGATCCGGTCCCGGCCCCCGATCAGGCCCCGGGAGCGCTGCTACTCGCGACCAAGGGCAAGGCGCTGTCCGCACCGCCGACGGACCGGCATGCCATCAATCACGAGGTCGCGACCGGCACCGGTGGCCAGGCACCGCAGCCATTTTCGGCGGAAGGTCCATCGCTCGAGGGGCCGCTGGTCGAGGAAACGCCGCTGGAAGCGGACCCGCTGGCCGGGCAACCCGATTTCGAGGCCGAACCGGATCATCGCCCGCTTTTCGGCCGGCATGTCCTCATCACGGCAGGCCCCACGCGCGAGGCCATCGATCCGGTCCGCTACATCGCCAACCGGTCGAGCGGGAAGCAGGGCTTTGCCATTGCAGCCGCCGCCGCCGCGGCAGGGGCCCGGGTCACTCTGGTGGCAGGCCCGGTGCATCTCGAGACGCCTCCTGGCGTCGACCGGATCGATGTCGAATCCGCGCGGGAAATGAACGACGCGGTGCGCAGCTCCCTGCCGTGCGATGTCGCGGTTATGGTTGCTGCCGTGGCCGACTGGCGCACGCGGGATGTCGCGGGGGAGAAGATGAAAAAGCGCGGATCCGCGCCGCCCGCCCTGCTGCTGGAAGAAAATCCCGACATCCTAGCCAACCTGGCCGCGCACAAGCAGCGCCCCGAATTGCTGATCGGCTTCGCCGCCGAAACCAACGACGTGATCCAGAACGCGAAGGCCAAGCGCAAGCGCAAGGGCGTGGACTGGATCGTGGCCAACGACGTGTCCGGTCCCGTCGGGAAAAGCGTCATGGGGGGGAGCCACAATGCCGTCCACATCGTGCGCGGGCAGGGGGTGGAGGCTCTGCCCGAAATGCCGAAGGACGAGGTCGCCCGGCAACTGGTCGATCGCATAGCTAAGACATTGGAAGGAGATGCGGGCAATGACTGA